The Coffea arabica cultivar ET-39 chromosome 1e, Coffea Arabica ET-39 HiFi, whole genome shotgun sequence genome has a window encoding:
- the LOC140016282 gene encoding uncharacterized protein, giving the protein MAPYEALYGRLCRSPTHWDEVGERKIIDPTTIPWVEEAYERVKVIRQRLQTAQSRQKSYADHRRKDLEFEIGDKVFLRITPLKGKIRAGKGKKLQPRYIGPFNVLQRIGNVAYRLELPASLSRIHDIFHVSLLKKYHPDSAHILPPEDVELDESLTFEERPIQILDRKVKDLRNKQISLIKMEPSYTAS; this is encoded by the exons atggccccatatgaagccTTGTATGGACGACTATGTCGATCCCCAAcccattgggatgaagtaggagagagaaaaattatAGATCCGACCacaataccatgggttgaggaagcctaTGAAAGGGTAAAGGTGATCCGCCAGAGACTTCAAACAGCCCAAAGCCGACAGAAAAgttatgccgatcatcggaggaaggatttggagtttgagatAGGGGATAAAGTGTTTCTTCGGATTACACCATTGAAGGGAAAGATTAgagcaggaaaagggaaaaagttgcaaccacgaTATATAGGACCTTTCAATGTACTCCAGCGAATAGGAAATGTGGCTTACAGACTTGAGTTACCAGCTAGTTTGTCTAGGATCCATGACATTTTTCATGtttctttgcttaagaaataccatccgGATTCGGCTCACATTTTGCCACCCGAAGATGTTGAACTAGACGAGTCCTTAACCTTTGAAGAACGACCTATACAAATATTGGATCGGAAGGTGAAGgacctgagaaacaagcagatttctTTAATAAAG ATGGAGCCATCCTATACagcgtcttag